A stretch of Paenibacillus peoriae DNA encodes these proteins:
- a CDS encoding DUF6985 domain-containing protein, whose amino-acid sequence MDWKHWYMELEQDDESWDVSEEIVLRGVVQLNFCGQPSEVEVEFIVGADSEEQAQTIEEPTQLQKKTWEQYMEYSSAIHPQVLESIHHHYAGIVEKYRNAYSTWGEDPDEYAPYVERPEQLLNRIQLMSILISDSSAKDELYLNFSCSWDREHGLGVHMKQMKMKHIQGAYTLYDLE is encoded by the coding sequence ATGGATTGGAAACACTGGTATATGGAACTGGAACAGGATGATGAATCTTGGGATGTATCTGAGGAGATTGTTCTGCGTGGTGTAGTACAACTTAATTTTTGCGGGCAACCCTCGGAAGTAGAAGTCGAATTTATCGTGGGAGCCGACTCCGAAGAACAGGCACAGACGATAGAAGAACCTACACAGTTGCAAAAAAAGACATGGGAGCAGTATATGGAATATTCATCAGCTATTCATCCTCAAGTGTTGGAATCCATACACCATCATTATGCTGGCATCGTGGAAAAGTATCGGAATGCTTACAGTACATGGGGAGAGGACCCGGATGAATATGCGCCTTATGTGGAGCGGCCGGAACAATTGTTGAATCGAATACAGCTTATGTCTATACTGATTTCCGACTCATCGGCAAAGGATGAACTGTATTTGAATTTTAGTTGTTCCTGGGATCGAGAACATGGCTTAGGCGTACATATGAAGCAGATGAAAATGAAGCATATTCAAGGCGCTTATACATTATATGACCTAGAATAA
- a CDS encoding PadR family transcriptional regulator, with protein MNVNIQFKKGVLELCVLVLIGRKDRYGYELAQAVSRHIEVAEGALYPLLRRLVSEGYCTTYLQESTEGPPRKYYRLTDTGSHYTRILTREWNDFVHNVASLLEEGNSDE; from the coding sequence GTGAATGTGAACATCCAATTCAAAAAAGGGGTACTGGAACTGTGCGTTCTCGTTCTAATTGGACGCAAAGACCGTTATGGCTACGAGTTGGCGCAAGCCGTCTCCCGTCATATTGAAGTAGCCGAGGGAGCCCTATATCCACTGCTTCGCCGTCTGGTATCAGAAGGATACTGCACAACGTATTTACAGGAATCGACCGAGGGGCCTCCTCGCAAATATTATCGGCTGACCGATACTGGCAGTCATTATACAAGAATACTTACGCGGGAATGGAATGATTTTGTCCATAATGTCGCAAGCCTACTGGAGGAAGGAAATTCCGATGAATAG
- a CDS encoding DUF1700 domain-containing protein, giving the protein MNRKQFLTEVEQRLSPLPAEVRNELLSDLSQHFDYGLVNGKSESEIANELGNPEDIAREALDDPNAAWNASPPLRQGSFARNIFTFLGLLFLNLLISIPIMATLWVVWASLAVVSISFIVAPLLAVTDYALNSTFYPAKFFFSITLTGIGLLLLPGVRYLLLLMVKGTVRYWKWNQTTLRGAY; this is encoded by the coding sequence ATGAATAGAAAACAGTTTCTTACAGAGGTGGAACAGCGTCTTTCTCCTCTCCCTGCAGAGGTACGCAATGAGCTGCTTAGTGATTTGAGCCAGCATTTTGACTACGGGTTGGTTAATGGCAAAAGCGAAAGTGAGATTGCCAATGAGCTGGGTAACCCAGAGGATATTGCCCGAGAAGCGTTGGATGATCCCAATGCAGCCTGGAACGCTTCTCCTCCGCTTCGCCAGGGAAGCTTTGCACGCAATATTTTTACTTTCCTAGGGCTGTTGTTTCTTAACTTGCTGATCTCCATCCCGATTATGGCTACCCTATGGGTAGTATGGGCTTCATTGGCTGTGGTATCGATCAGCTTCATTGTAGCCCCCCTTCTCGCTGTTACTGATTATGCGCTAAACAGCACCTTTTACCCGGCCAAATTCTTTTTCTCTATCACGTTGACGGGTATAGGTCTATTGCTGCTGCCTGGTGTACGTTATCTCTTACTCCTTATGGTCAAAGGCACAGTACGATACTGGAAATGGAATCAGACTACCCTGAGGGGAGCTTACTAA
- a CDS encoding DUF4097 family beta strand repeat-containing protein, with amino-acid sequence MNKKWFIAAGLCIVIGVAGMVAYGAPWSQQVMKETTAINKKWTFTRGQLQKLKVDSSDDVSILFTPGSGDQGTIRISGEVQTKVADQIHNAQIENGKLTIQSEPAPSLSFFSITPDLDQTITVEMPSGETLTDLQVDAHSGNVKLQDASVQNTSITATSGTAEITNLQSTHLIANLTSGNFTASQLAADMELKLTSGDVTIRDYSGNGLISLTSGETNITQRAVANLEVNADSGDVKIKQAPDFKGVYNVRSDSGSINTPESVPGSVNVIKVETTSGDIYISK; translated from the coding sequence ATGAATAAAAAGTGGTTTATTGCAGCAGGTCTGTGCATTGTCATCGGTGTAGCCGGAATGGTGGCCTACGGTGCCCCATGGAGTCAACAAGTCATGAAGGAAACAACTGCGATTAACAAAAAATGGACGTTTACACGTGGTCAGCTACAGAAGCTGAAAGTGGACAGCTCTGATGATGTCTCTATTTTGTTTACTCCTGGCTCTGGCGACCAAGGTACGATACGCATTAGTGGAGAAGTTCAGACAAAGGTAGCCGACCAAATTCATAATGCCCAAATTGAGAACGGTAAGCTTACGATTCAATCGGAGCCGGCTCCTTCCTTGTCATTCTTTTCGATCACTCCTGATTTGGATCAAACGATTACCGTAGAGATGCCCTCTGGCGAAACACTAACTGACCTACAGGTAGATGCACATTCAGGGAATGTAAAACTTCAGGATGCCTCCGTGCAGAATACTTCCATCACCGCTACTTCAGGCACTGCCGAGATTACAAACCTCCAAAGTACCCACCTGATCGCAAATTTAACATCCGGCAATTTTACAGCCAGTCAGCTTGCAGCAGATATGGAGTTAAAGCTTACTTCAGGTGATGTTACCATTCGTGATTATAGCGGTAATGGCCTTATTTCCCTAACCTCAGGGGAGACAAATATTACGCAACGTGCCGTAGCCAACTTGGAAGTGAATGCTGATTCTGGTGACGTGAAGATTAAGCAAGCTCCCGATTTTAAAGGTGTTTATAATGTCCGCTCTGACTCTGGGAGTATCAATACTCCCGAATCTGTTCCCGGTAGTGTGAACGTGATTAAGGTCGAAACCACTTCAGGGGATATTTATATTTCCAAATAG
- a CDS encoding 3-ketoacyl-ACP reductase, which produces MELKNKTAIITGASKGIGKAIAETLAKEGVNLGLISRTLTDLQKLQDSLGSTYGVKVVSAVADISDRSQAAAAVASLEHELGAVDILINNAGIATFGTVAEMDPEEWERIIRVNLMGTYYVTHAALPSMLAQKSGNIINISSTAGERGFATGSAYCASKFALMGFTEALMQEVRKSNIRVTALTPSTVNTELAANAGLPIGDEDRMLQPQDLADLTLATLKLPPRVQLKVAGIWTTNPQ; this is translated from the coding sequence ATGGAACTTAAGAATAAAACAGCTATTATTACAGGAGCCAGTAAAGGAATCGGTAAAGCAATTGCCGAAACTTTAGCTAAGGAAGGCGTTAACCTGGGATTAATTTCACGCACATTGACTGACCTGCAAAAGCTGCAGGATTCACTGGGGAGTACATACGGTGTGAAAGTGGTGAGTGCTGTTGCAGATATATCGGATCGCTCACAGGCCGCTGCCGCTGTAGCTTCACTGGAACATGAGCTAGGCGCTGTCGACATTTTGATCAACAATGCAGGCATTGCTACCTTTGGCACAGTCGCGGAGATGGACCCCGAAGAGTGGGAACGTATTATTCGCGTAAACCTGATGGGAACCTATTATGTCACACATGCTGCGCTTCCAAGCATGCTGGCGCAAAAGAGCGGAAACATTATTAATATTTCCTCGACGGCAGGAGAACGGGGTTTTGCAACAGGCTCAGCATATTGCGCATCCAAATTTGCTTTGATGGGCTTCACGGAAGCACTGATGCAGGAAGTTCGCAAATCTAACATTCGCGTCACCGCGCTGACTCCAAGCACTGTCAATACAGAACTGGCGGCAAACGCAGGCTTACCTATTGGTGATGAGGATCGCATGCTTCAACCGCAGGATTTGGCCGATCTGACATTAGCCACATTGAAACTGCCTCCACGAGTTCAATTAAAAGTAGCCGGTATTTGGACAACCAACCCACAGTAG
- a CDS encoding AbrB/MazE/SpoVT family DNA-binding domain-containing protein translates to MKNTGMTRPLDHLGRIVLPKELRNSMNINIGDALDFFITPEGLMIRKYTGVSCYFCGAVDHLSYFRDHLICKSCIENLKSDNPSSHLSEARPVQPKKRRSYRNQNDLLNKLKQLMQEHPNVSQKELAEMLELSQGRVSQLKKLLL, encoded by the coding sequence ATGAAGAACACAGGAATGACACGGCCATTAGACCATTTAGGCCGCATTGTGCTGCCTAAGGAGCTGCGCAATTCTATGAATATTAATATTGGAGATGCCCTCGATTTTTTTATTACCCCAGAGGGACTGATGATTCGCAAGTATACGGGGGTTTCTTGCTATTTTTGTGGTGCCGTAGATCATTTGAGCTATTTCAGGGATCATCTGATATGTAAAAGTTGTATTGAAAATCTGAAGAGCGATAATCCTTCTAGTCATTTGAGTGAAGCACGTCCTGTCCAGCCCAAGAAAAGAAGGAGTTACAGAAATCAGAATGATCTCCTGAATAAACTAAAACAGCTCATGCAGGAGCACCCAAATGTATCTCAAAAAGAATTAGCCGAAATGCTCGAACTATCCCAGGGACGCGTGTCGCAGCTTAAAAAGCTACTCCTTTAG
- a CDS encoding nitric oxide synthase oxygenase has protein sequence MEVKQQLLHEAEQFIYTCYEELGRSRDEAEARLLNIHHDIETTGTYDHTYEELEHGALMAWRNSNRCIGRLFWDKLLVRDARGASDATEVVRELLEHIRIGTNGGKIKPTLTVFRASKPGQPNIRIWNHQLIRYAGYETGQGVIGDPISVDFTNACKDMGWQGAMTPFDILPLVVEAGGRPPELYDIPEHLVMEVAIEHPEISGFASLGLRWYAVPMISDMTLEIGGIIYTAAPFNGWYMGTEIGARNFADTFRYNMLPQVAKLMGLDTTSETTLWRDRALVELNIAVLHSFKKAGVSIVDHHTAAAQFKLFEEREAKAGRALTGNWTWLIPPLSPATTHIFHNSYDNRLVKPNFGVQEKSYMSRQANTVSDTVLQQKRQGCPFHSG, from the coding sequence ATGGAAGTGAAACAACAGCTTTTGCATGAAGCGGAGCAGTTTATATATACATGTTATGAGGAGCTGGGCCGAAGCCGCGATGAAGCGGAGGCCCGGCTTCTTAATATTCATCACGACATAGAGACTACGGGAACGTATGATCATACGTACGAAGAGCTGGAGCACGGGGCACTTATGGCTTGGCGCAATAGCAATCGTTGCATCGGTCGCTTATTTTGGGACAAGCTTTTGGTCAGGGATGCGCGGGGCGCGTCAGATGCAACGGAAGTGGTTCGCGAGCTCTTGGAGCATATACGCATAGGAACGAATGGCGGTAAAATTAAGCCAACGCTTACTGTATTCCGCGCCTCCAAGCCAGGGCAGCCGAATATCCGCATCTGGAACCATCAACTCATTCGTTACGCTGGATATGAAACCGGTCAAGGGGTCATCGGGGACCCGATCTCGGTAGATTTTACCAATGCTTGTAAAGACATGGGCTGGCAAGGAGCGATGACTCCTTTTGATATATTGCCACTGGTTGTGGAAGCAGGCGGGCGGCCTCCCGAGCTATATGATATTCCTGAACATTTGGTAATGGAGGTGGCCATTGAGCATCCAGAAATCTCGGGTTTCGCTTCCTTGGGATTACGTTGGTATGCTGTGCCTATGATTTCGGACATGACGCTGGAGATTGGCGGTATCATCTATACAGCGGCTCCCTTTAACGGCTGGTATATGGGAACAGAAATCGGCGCCCGCAATTTTGCGGATACCTTCCGCTATAATATGTTGCCACAGGTGGCTAAGCTGATGGGGCTGGATACGACGAGTGAAACAACGCTTTGGCGTGATCGGGCGCTGGTGGAATTGAATATTGCTGTGCTGCATTCTTTCAAAAAGGCGGGAGTCAGCATTGTCGACCACCATACCGCAGCGGCACAATTCAAGCTGTTTGAGGAACGGGAAGCCAAGGCTGGGCGCGCACTGACAGGCAATTGGACATGGCTGATTCCCCCGCTATCCCCGGCGACAACGCATATTTTTCATAATTCCTACGATAATCGGCTTGTGAAGCCGAATTTCGGAGTTCAAGAGAAGTCGTATATGTCGAGACAGGCTAATACAGTATCAGATACAGTGCTTCAGCAGAAACGCCAAGGCTGTCCTTTTCATTCCGGATAA
- a CDS encoding Dps family protein, which produces MSTLNHTNAPTQEAIQELHKALNRQVATWSVLYTKLHYFHWYVKGPKFFTLHAKFEELYNEATANLDTIAERLLAIGGRPAATLKEHLQLSAIQESAGKQTAEDMVKSVVADFKTITVELANGMEAAEAAQDKATEDLLNGLREAMDKHIWMLSAYLG; this is translated from the coding sequence ATGAGTACATTAAATCATACGAACGCACCTACACAAGAGGCTATTCAAGAATTGCACAAGGCATTGAATCGTCAGGTAGCTACCTGGTCTGTATTGTACACGAAACTGCATTATTTCCACTGGTATGTGAAAGGACCTAAATTCTTCACATTGCATGCTAAATTTGAAGAACTTTACAATGAAGCAACAGCTAATCTAGATACGATTGCTGAACGATTGTTGGCTATTGGTGGCCGTCCGGCTGCGACCTTGAAGGAGCATTTGCAACTTTCAGCTATTCAGGAGTCCGCAGGTAAGCAGACAGCTGAGGATATGGTGAAGTCCGTTGTTGCTGATTTTAAAACCATCACTGTTGAGCTGGCTAATGGGATGGAAGCAGCGGAAGCGGCACAGGATAAAGCGACAGAGGATCTTCTTAACGGCTTAAGAGAAGCAATGGATAAACACATCTGGATGCTGAGTGCGTATTTGGGATAA